From one Synechococcus sp. WH 8016 genomic stretch:
- a CDS encoding secondary thiamine-phosphate synthase enzyme YjbQ gives MTHQLLSLRTEAPFQCLSITTELRRFVQVHGGQDGAVVVSGQHTTTAVIINEMEERLLMDLQRWLSQQAPPGANWKHDDLELRRGIPDDEPRNAHAHLQALMLGNEVTVNVRKGALQLGQYQEVMLVELDGPRQRRVSLQWLSA, from the coding sequence TTGACCCATCAGCTCCTGAGCCTCCGCACCGAGGCCCCTTTTCAATGCTTATCCATCACCACCGAGCTCCGTCGCTTCGTTCAAGTGCATGGTGGACAGGATGGTGCCGTGGTGGTGTCAGGTCAGCACACCACCACCGCTGTGATCATCAACGAGATGGAGGAACGACTGCTGATGGATCTGCAGCGGTGGTTGAGCCAGCAGGCACCCCCAGGAGCTAACTGGAAGCATGACGATCTGGAACTGCGGCGGGGTATTCCGGATGATGAACCGCGCAATGCCCATGCTCATCTACAAGCTCTGATGCTTGGCAATGAGGTCACCGTGAATGTCAGAAAGGGGGCTTTGCAGTTGGGGCAGTACCAAGAGGTGATGCTGGTAGAGCTTGATGGACCACGCCAGCGCAGGGTTTCTCTGCAGTGGCTTTCGGCCTAA